The Astyanax mexicanus isolate ESR-SI-001 chromosome 14, AstMex3_surface, whole genome shotgun sequence genome window below encodes:
- the clmna gene encoding calmin gives MAGHEWEDWFEREEFIGQISDIRVQNLQVEREMVQKRTFTRWMNLHLEKCNPPMEVKDLFRDIQDGRILMALLEELSGCRLLHAFKPSAHRIFRLNNIAKVLTFLEERNVKLVSIDAADIADGNSSIVLGLIWNIILFFQIKELTGNIKNQFSSSSSLSSIPTSSDSDTSHSSTPSDERRPSIAARDHGKAIKTLLHWVQRRTRKYGVAVQDFGKSWSSGLAFLAVIKSIDPSLVDMRRAFVRSSRENIEDAFRTAHYSLGIPRLLEPEDVTLNPPDEQSIMTYVSQFLEHFPGIEEDESSSEFLERSKVSARMNEPPVRNGVQRKREKSYVVKRDWVQPPPKIFISSVTEEHAQSQAPAQPQTPEDRPWTSEESSVETSRSVTAENQPQCRPLGLNRDTASASTSPQASLIDSAMDSPDSWGEMPSETAPQLQQSCSNGSLSDLRYSTSAGDLTSDQGSPLLSERASKDQADGDLFIDEGNFSLSSIDSLQAKSALLSEEEDAYRYILDLKEDGSADVELGEDTVNDPNSQQSENSPVKSPDVVKPADQDHPSYGDADSGYYPVNAKDTSLSISELDDISKTSLITDIDELISVMESQSELCEESLESSISKDLQETPLEANPNPLDFLEDDPECPIVKYERVSISGSEDEAEMEFPEGIPHDKEAKEEDLPDVFQSEDIKMCREELSHLRETQEADQVLHQEEPAVKPEEDKTNPDLVCTEISEQPRRPSGAEAEIQSEEEEEKEKNKKKASGSQESGMCEEPEMKDLRDAKPQASNNLSETNFIEVAKVEEEERNCTSSLESRESEEKLGEKRLEANQGDLSPPKEEITNCLECEPSETRTSMHEDATIDDNSKLEDLPSEIENVTEEELLSCNQQELETKMEEDQQSKLVEAVKEEEVEKEVKEDLKIKLNDHLIETESVQDPETHSNRNHNPPALDYASVELRSESDVQNSEIPPNDVFLSNANEVLNEPNSDPTFSEEIEHPFTPPTPSSPASQPDWDQATVEQSSDRCSQGQASWEEMENTIDTSERAERFPTELRLSLSVTPLQPAPSQSSHAGCDGERAILEKAGEGSVESPEQSPFELWSRHPGEWGAADSDLHADHCELISSDEELPAGTDATATTTTTTTTATTAAAARENMEPLREEDASDAAKDETRPSTDLDKAVPPKESKTESGINIVATGTAITNKRKPSVSTGSPESSSEVALSEMDLLLLLWLLLYCLFVLPQIDIWALPSLLLNLEE, from the exons tgGAGAGAGAAATGGTTCAGAAGAGGACCTTTACCAGATGGATGAACCTCCACTTAGAGAAG TGTAATCCTCCGATGGAGGTGAAGGATCTGTTCAGGGACATCCAGGATGGGAGGATTTTAATGGCTCTGCTGGAGGAGCTGTCAGGATGCAGGCTG CTGCACGCGTTCAAGCCGTCCGCTCATCGCATCTTCAGACTCAATAACATCGCCAAGGTTCTGACCTTTCTGGAGGAAAGAAAC gtAAAGCTGGTGAGCATCGACGCTGCAGACATCGCTGACGGCAATTCCTCCATTGTTCTGGGTCTTATCTGGAATATCATCCTGTTCTTCCAG ATTAAAGAGCTCACAGGTAACATAAAGAACCAGTTCTCGTCCTCCTCCAGCCTGTCGTCCATCCCCACCAGCTCAGACTCGGACACGTCTCACTCCAGCACTCCTTCAGACGAGCGGAGACCCTCCATTGCTGCCAGAGATCACGGAAAAGCCATAAAGACCCTCCTACACTGGGTCCAGAGACGCACCAGGAA ATATGGAGTGGCGGTGCAGGATTTTGGTAAAAGCTGGTCGAGTGGTTTGGCCTTTCTTGCCGTCATCAAATCCATTGACCCGAGTCTGGTGGACATGAGGAGAGCTTTTGTTCGATCCTCCAGAGAGAACATCGAGGACGCCTTCAGGACGGCTCATTACAGCTTGGGCATCCCACGCCTCctagagccagaag ACGTTACTCTCAATCCTCCGGATGAACAGTCCATAATGACCTACGTGTCCCAGTTTCTGGAGCACTTTCCAGGAATCGAGGAG GACGAGTCTTCCTCTGAGTTCCTGGAGAGGAGTAAGGTCAGCGCGAGGATGAACGAGCCGCCGGTGAGGAACGGCGTTCAGAGGAAGAGGGAAAAGTCGTACGTGGTGAAGAGGGACTGGGTTCAGCCTCCACCCAAGATCTTCATCTCCTCAGTGACTGAAGAGCACGCCCAGAGCCAGGCTCCTGCCCAGCCACAGACCCCCGAGGACAGGCCCTGGACCAGCGAGGAGTCCTCAGTGGAGACCTCCAGATCTGTTACTGCTGAGAACCAGCCTCAGTGTCGCCCCCTAGGCCTGAACAGAGACACGGCGTCCGCCTCCACCTCTCCTCAGGCTTCTCTAATCGACTCCGCCATGGATTCCCCGGACTCGTGGG GTGAGATGCCCAGTGAGACGGCCCCTCAGCTCCAGCAGTCCTGCAGCAACGGTTCTCTGAGCGACCTGAGGTATTCCACGTCCGCCGGAGATCTGACCTCGGATCAGGGGTCTCCACTGTTATCAGAACGCGCCTCTAAAGACCAAGCAGACGGAGACTTGTTCATAGACGAGGGGAACTTCTCTCTCAGCTCCATAGACAGTTTACAGGCCAAATCTGCACTGCTGTCCGAGGAGGAGGATGCTTATCGGTACATTTTGGACCTTAAAGAGGACGGATCTGCTGACGTTGAGCTTGGTGAAGATACTGTAAATGATCCAAACTCTCAGCAATCAGAAAACAGCCCTGTGAAGAGTCCAGACGTCGTCAAACCAGCCGATCAAGACCACCCTTCATACGGGGATGCCGACTCTGGGTATTATCCTGTTAATGCTAAGGACACTTCTTTATCTATATCAGAGCTGGATGATATCAGCAAAACTTCGCTCATTACTGATATCGATGAACTGATTTCTGTTATGGAGAGCCAGTCTGAACTTTGCGAAGAGAGTCTGGAGTCTTCAATTAGTAAAGATTTGCAGGAAACTCCTCTTGAAGCGAATCCGAATCCATTGGACTTTCTCGAAGATGACCCAGAGTGTCCTATCGTCAAGTACGAGAGGGTTTCCATTTCAGGAAGTGAAGACGAAGCCGAAATGGAGTTTCCTGAAGGAATACCTCATGACAAAGAGGCTAAGGAGGAAGATTTGCCAGATGTTTTCCAAAGTGAGGACATTAAAATGTGTCGAGAGGAACTTTCACATCTCAGGGAGACTCAAGAAGCTGATCAGGTGTTGCATCAAGAAGAGCCTGCCGTCAAGCCAGAAGAGGATAAAACAAATCCAGATCTGGTCTGTACTGAGATTTCCGAACAGCCAAGAAGGCCGTCTGGAGCCGAGGCAGAGATCCAGagcgaggaagaagaagaaaaagagaagaataaaaagaaagcTTCTGGCAGCCAGGAATCAGGCATGTGTGAAGAGCCTGAAATGAAGGATTTGAGAGATGCCAAGCCACAGGCTTCCAACAATCTGTCTGAAACGAACTTTAttgaagttgcaaaagttgaagaagaagaaaggaacTGCACTTCTTCACTGGAGTCGAGAGAAAGTGAGGAAAAGCTGGGAGAAAAACGTCTGGAGGCAAATCAAGGTGATTTGAGTCCTCCTAAAGAGGAAATCACGAATTGTCTTGAGTGTGAACCAAGCGAGACCCGTACAAGTATGCATGAAGACGCCACTATTGATGATAACAGTAAGTTGGAGGATCTACCAAGTGAGATAGAGAATGTGACGGAAGAAGAATTACTTTCTTGCAACCAGCAGGAGCTTGAGACCAAGATGGAGGAGGATCAGCAGAGTAAGTTGGTAGAAGCTGTAAAGGAAGAGGAAGTGGAAAAGGAAGTGAAAGAGGATCTTAAGATCAAGTTGAACGATCATCTGATTGAAACCGAAAGTGTACAGGATCCAGAAACACACAGTAATCGTAATCATAATCCCCCCGCCCTTGATTATGCGTCAGTAGAGCTCAGAAGTGAAAGTGACGTCCAAAATTCAGAAATCCCTCCAAACGATGTTTTCCTATCCAACGCCAACGAAGTCTTGAATGAGCCTAATTCTGATCCTACTTTCAGTGAAGAAATTGAACACCCCTTCACTCCACCAACACCGAGCAGCCCCGCCTCACAGCCAGACTGGGATCAGGCCACTGTAGAGCAGTCGTCCGATAGATGCAGCCAAGGGCAAGCCTCCTGGGAAGAGATGGAGAACACTATAGATACTTCAGAGCGAGCAGAGAGGTTCCCTACAGAGCTCCGCCTGTCGCTCAGTGTGACGCCTCTACAGCCTGCTCCCTCACAGTCTTCCCACGCCGGCTGCGACGGAGAGCGAGCCATTCTCGAAAAG GCTGGAGAGGGGTCTGTGGAGTCTCCAGAGCAGAGTCCGTTCGAGCTGTGGTCCCGGCACCCGGGGGAATGGGGCGCGGCCGATTCGGACCTGCACGCAGATCACTGCGAGCTCATTAGCAGCGACGAGGAGCTGCCAGCCGGCACTGACGCTAcggctactactactaccactaccaccaccgctactactgctgctgctgccagggAAAACATGGAGCCGCTGAG GGAAGAAGATGCCAGCGATGCTGCTAAAGATGAAACCCGGCCGTCCACAGATTTAGACAAAGCTGTTCCTCCAAAAGAATCAAAG ACGGAAAGTGGGATAAACATAGTTGCCACCGGTACAGCGATTACAAACAAAAG